A DNA window from Ovis aries strain OAR_USU_Benz2616 breed Rambouillet chromosome 7, ARS-UI_Ramb_v3.0, whole genome shotgun sequence contains the following coding sequences:
- the GCNT3 gene encoding beta-1,3-galactosyl-O-glycosyl-glycoprotein beta-1,6-N-acetylglucosaminyltransferase 3, whose translation MKMTGWKKKLCRGHHLWALGCYMLLAVVALRLSLRLKCDVDSLDLESRDFQSQRCRDVLYKNLKLPAKRSINCSGITRGDQEAVVQALLDNLEVKKKRLPFTDTYYLNITRDCEQFKAQRKFIQFPLSKEELDFPIAYSMVVHEKIENFERLLRAVYAPQNIYCVHVDVKSPETFKEAVKAIISCFPNVFMASKLVPVVYASWSRVQADLNCMEDLLQSSVPWKYLLNTCGTDFPIKTNAEMVLALKMLNGKNSMESEIPSEYKKTRWKYRYEVTDRLSLTSKMKDPPPDNLPMFTGNAYFVASRAFVQHVLENPKSQRLIEWVKDTYSPDEHLWATLQRAPWMPGSVPYHPKYHISDMTAIARLVKWQDHEGDVSMGAPYAPCSGIHQRAICIYGAGDLHWILQNHHLLANKFDPRVDDNVLQCLEEYLRHKAIYGTEL comes from the coding sequence ATGAAGATGACTGGGTGGAAGAAGAAGCTCTGCCGGGGGCATCATCTGTGGGCCCTGGGCTGCTATATGCTGCTGGCTGTTGTTGCTCTGAGGCTTTCTCTCAGGTTGAAATGTGATGTAGATTCCTTGGATCTGGAGTCCAGGGACTTCCAAAGTCAGCGTTGTAGGGACGTTTTGTACAAGAACCTGAAGCTGCCAGCAAAGAGATCCATCAACTGTTCTGGGATCACACGAGGGGACCAGGAAGCAGTGGTCCAGGCTCTCCTGGACAACCTGGAAGTCAAGAAGAAGCGGTTGCCTTTCACTGACACCTATTACCTCAACATAACCAGGGACTGTGAGCAGTTTAAGGCCCAAAGGAAGTTCATACAGTTCCCACTGAGCAAAGAAGAGCTAGACTTCCCCATTGCATACTCGATGGTGGTGCATGAGAAGATTGAAAACTTTGAACGGCTGCTGCGAGCTGTGTATGCCCCTCAGAACATATACTGTGTCCATGTGGATGTGAAGTCCCCAGAAACTTTCAAAGAGGCAGTCAAGGCCATTATTTCCTGCTTCCCCAATGTCTTCATGGCCAGTAAGTTGGTCCCCGTGGTTTATGCCTCCTGGTCCAGAGTGCAGGCCGACCTGAACTGTATGGAAGACTTGCTCCAGAGCTCGGTGCCATGGAAATACTTACTGAATACATGCGGGACAGACTTCCCCATAAAGACCAATGCCGAGATGGTCCTGGCCCTCAAGATGTTGAATgggaagaacagtatggagtctGAGATACCTTCTGAGTACAAAAAAACTCGCTGGAAATACCGCTACGAGGTGACAGACAGACTGTCCCTAACCAGCAAGATGAAGGACCCTCCCCCTGATAATTTACCTATGTTCACTGGGAATGCCTATTTTGTGGCTTCTCGAGCCTTTGTCCAACATGTCTTAGAGAACCCCAAATCCCAAAGACTGATTGAATGGGTCAAAGACACCTATAGCCCCGACGAACACCTCTGGGCCACCCTTCAGCGTGCTCCATGGATGCCTGGCTCTGTTCCCTACCACCCCAAGTATCACATCTCAGACATGACTGCCATCGCCAGGCTGGTCAAGTGGCAGGACCACGAGGGAGATGTCAGCATGGGGGCACCTTATGCACCCTGCTCGGGAATCCATCAGCGGGCCATCTGCATTTATGGGGCTGGGGACCTGCACTGGATTCTCCAGAACCATCACCTCTTGGCAAACAAGTTTGACCCAAGGGTGGATGATAACGTCCTGCAGTGCTTAGAAGAGTATTTACGCCATAAGGCCATCTATGGGACTGAACTTTGA